Within the Paracoccus everestensis genome, the region GAATTCTGCCGGATCGGTCATCGTCTGTCCTTGCCTTGTGTCCCTGTTCCCGCGATTCGCCAGGGCGCTGATCCCATCGTTAGACGCGAAAGGTTGACAGAGTCTTAGTAACGGGCAAGGTCCGCCGCAAGGCATGGAACGAACTTTGCCCCCCGCCCCGGGGCCGAAACCGCAGGAGACAGCGCGTGAAACTGATCGTCGGACTGGGCAATCCAGGCGCGAAATATGCGGCCAACCGCCACAACATTGGTTTCATGGCCTTGGACCGGATTGCGGAGGATCACGGTTTTTCACCCTGGAAGGCGCGGTTTCAGGGACTTGCGGCCGAAGGCAGGCTTGGCGATGCGCGCGTCACCTTCTTGAAGCCGCAGACCTTCATGAACCTTTCGGGTCAATCCGTGGGCGAGGCGATGCGCTATCTGAAGGTGACGCCGTCCGAAGTGATCGTGCTGCATGATGAACTGGACCTTGCCCCGGGAAAATGCCGTGTGAAGCAAGGTGGCGGCCATGCCGGCCATAACGGGTTGCGGTCGATCCATCAGCATATCGGTGCCGACTATCACCGCGTGCGCCTGGGCATCGGGCATCCGGGGCACAAGGATCGTGTTGCGGGCTATGTCCTGTCGGATTTCGCCAAGACGGACGGGGACTGGCTGGACGATCTGCTGCGGGGCATATCGGACGGCGCGCCTGCCCTGGCACAGGGGGACAGCGCGCGGTTCCAGAACCTGGTCGCGGCCCGCACCCAGCCTGCGCGCAACAGCGGCACGATGCCTGTGCCCGCAGCCACGGCTAAGGCACCCCCTGCCCCGGCGGTCCCCGACCAGCCCGCCAGCCTGACCGACAAGCTGCGCCAGCTGACCGACCGCTTTCGCTGATCCGGGGCTTGGCGCAAGCCCCGCTCGGCTGTAGCCTGACTGGAGGAGGACTGGACATGGATCCATCGCTGAACGTGCTGGGAACGCGGCTGGAACCGTGTTCGATGAAGCCGCTGACGGGTTTTTACCGCAACGGCTGCTGTGATACCGGTCAGGGCGACGCGGGCAGCCATACGGTCTGCGTTATTGTCGATGCAGAATTCCTGGCCGTGT harbors:
- the pth gene encoding aminoacyl-tRNA hydrolase, whose translation is MKLIVGLGNPGAKYAANRHNIGFMALDRIAEDHGFSPWKARFQGLAAEGRLGDARVTFLKPQTFMNLSGQSVGEAMRYLKVTPSEVIVLHDELDLAPGKCRVKQGGGHAGHNGLRSIHQHIGADYHRVRLGIGHPGHKDRVAGYVLSDFAKTDGDWLDDLLRGISDGAPALAQGDSARFQNLVAARTQPARNSGTMPVPAATAKAPPAPAVPDQPASLTDKLRQLTDRFR